Proteins co-encoded in one Desulfitobacterium hafniense DCB-2 genomic window:
- a CDS encoding YueI family protein, producing the protein MSEKQNELEQRLMVGLHGTPELKHSEKMQHLGQFRERIIRLLTKDQVDDSHVYPEIEEALKDPRASRLLLNGDLAYRYRDKYIKIARKHSKPYTVVNDPSLKGNAGLIVVADHAVDVDKIEVE; encoded by the coding sequence ATGAGTGAGAAGCAAAACGAACTGGAACAACGCCTTATGGTCGGCCTGCACGGAACGCCCGAGCTCAAACACAGTGAGAAAATGCAGCACCTTGGTCAATTCCGTGAACGCATCATCAGGTTGCTGACCAAAGACCAGGTAGATGATAGCCATGTCTATCCTGAAATCGAAGAAGCACTTAAAGATCCCCGGGCCTCCCGCCTTCTTCTCAACGGGGATTTAGCTTATCGATATCGTGATAAATATATAAAAATCGCCCGCAAACACAGCAAGCCTTATACCGTGGTCAATGACCCCAGCCTGAAAGGCAATGCGGGCCTAATCGTGGTGGCTGACCACGCTGTGGATGTGGATAAGATCGAGGTTGAGTAA
- a CDS encoding zinc-dependent alcohol dehydrogenase: MKAIVYEGIRDVKVKNVGDPGIQKPDDIIVKVTSTAICGSDLHLIHGMVPGMPEGFVLGHETMGIVEEVGGDVYNIKKGDRVIVPFPIACGHCWYCEHDLWSQCDNANPEAEVGAYFGYSNTFGGYDGGQAEYLRVPYANVGPKVVPEELTDEQVLFLTDILPTSYWGVEIGGVKKDDTVVVLGCGPVGLLTIKWAIFQGAKRVIAVDHISYRLDHAYRYYGVEVINFEDHDNTGEYIKEITHGGADVVIDCVGMDGKASTLEKIETLLKLQGGSKSAIEIATQAVRKGGTVALVGVYGSKYNLFPLGDFFSRNITLKMGQCPAHSYVEPIMELIKTGRFDATDIITHRLSLDKGEHAYEVFDEKKDNCIKVVLKP, from the coding sequence ATGAAAGCAATAGTTTATGAGGGAATTCGGGATGTTAAAGTTAAGAATGTCGGAGATCCGGGAATACAAAAGCCTGACGACATCATTGTTAAGGTCACATCCACAGCCATATGCGGTTCAGATCTTCATCTTATTCACGGTATGGTCCCCGGTATGCCCGAGGGGTTTGTTCTTGGTCATGAGACCATGGGCATCGTAGAAGAGGTAGGCGGGGATGTGTACAACATTAAAAAAGGAGATCGGGTTATTGTGCCTTTTCCTATTGCCTGCGGGCATTGCTGGTATTGTGAACATGACCTGTGGAGTCAGTGTGATAACGCGAATCCTGAAGCCGAAGTGGGAGCGTATTTTGGCTACAGCAATACTTTTGGCGGTTATGATGGGGGACAGGCGGAGTACCTGCGAGTTCCTTACGCCAATGTGGGGCCCAAAGTGGTTCCGGAGGAATTAACCGACGAACAGGTCCTCTTCTTAACAGATATCCTGCCTACCTCATACTGGGGAGTGGAAATCGGTGGGGTAAAAAAGGACGATACAGTGGTGGTCCTGGGCTGTGGGCCGGTAGGCCTGCTGACCATCAAATGGGCCATTTTCCAGGGGGCCAAACGAGTCATTGCCGTGGATCATATTAGCTACCGGCTGGATCATGCCTATAGATACTATGGGGTGGAGGTCATTAACTTTGAAGATCACGACAACACCGGCGAGTATATTAAGGAGATAACTCACGGAGGTGCGGACGTGGTGATCGACTGTGTAGGTATGGATGGCAAAGCATCCACCCTTGAGAAGATCGAGACCTTGCTTAAGCTCCAAGGGGGCTCCAAATCAGCCATTGAGATTGCCACTCAGGCAGTGCGAAAAGGTGGAACCGTAGCTTTGGTAGGTGTCTATGGGTCAAAGTATAATCTGTTTCCTTTGGGGGATTTTTTCTCCCGAAACATTACCTTGAAGATGGGGCAATGCCCGGCCCATTCCTATGTGGAGCCGATCATGGAATTGATCAAAACAGGCCGGTTTGATGCTACGGATATCATTACTCACCGCCTTTCCTTAGATAAAGGGGAGCATGCCTATGAGGTTTTTGACGAGAAAAAGGATAACTGCATTAAAGTTGTCTTGAAGCCATAG
- a CDS encoding HpcH/HpaI aldolase/citrate lyase family protein, giving the protein MIKRRRSLLILSGNSPKSMQDAPVFDPDVVLFDLEERVVPQEKDSARHLVKEALSFLDYSKTEVMVRINPLDTEDGQKDMDSISRVKPGALVIPKANHEVIKQVDSILTTIENEEGFPQGGIELIPVLETALGIETINTLIETSPRVTGVWLNAEGLMDEFGSKRTKEGDELRYVRGRVGIACRAAGIHAIDTCFADSNDNEGLEKDALTAKRMGFTGKLALDGRQIDTLNAIF; this is encoded by the coding sequence ATGATAAAGAGAAGAAGAAGTCTTTTAATACTATCCGGAAACAGTCCAAAAAGCATGCAAGATGCACCTGTGTTTGATCCTGATGTGGTTCTTTTTGATTTGGAGGAAAGAGTCGTTCCCCAAGAAAAAGACAGTGCTCGTCATCTGGTCAAAGAAGCACTCAGTTTCTTGGATTACTCTAAGACAGAAGTCATGGTTCGAATCAATCCGCTGGACACCGAAGACGGGCAAAAGGATATGGATAGTATCTCACGGGTAAAGCCGGGGGCCCTCGTTATCCCTAAAGCCAATCATGAAGTCATCAAACAGGTGGATAGTATACTTACAACCATAGAAAATGAAGAGGGGTTTCCTCAAGGCGGTATTGAGTTGATTCCTGTTCTGGAAACGGCTCTGGGTATAGAGACCATCAACACTTTGATCGAGACTTCTCCACGGGTTACCGGCGTATGGCTGAATGCCGAAGGTCTCATGGACGAGTTCGGCTCGAAGCGTACCAAAGAAGGGGATGAACTTCGCTATGTTCGTGGCCGGGTAGGCATCGCCTGCCGGGCAGCCGGTATCCATGCCATCGACACCTGCTTTGCTGACAGCAATGATAACGAGGGTTTGGAAAAGGATGCCTTAACCGCGAAAAGAATGGGCTTTACAGGAAAACTAGCCTTGGATGGACGTCAGATTGATACCCTGAATGCCATCTTTTAA
- a CDS encoding CheR family methyltransferase has protein sequence MANLDTNTYEWFIKAFHPKSGLDLNFYKQNQMERRIRSFMASHNYKAFPDFIKALEQDKVLFDAFFKHLTINVTQFFRDTNQWKTLREVILPKLLEKKTPLKIWSAGCSSGQEPYTMAITLMEYFPQARFSILATDIDVNVLEQAKKGIYKEADFASTGPEIIKKYFTPVDGGYQIKDQVKRAVTFQRQNLLTDRFDSGFDLLACRNVVIYFTEEAKDMLYRKFANSLNPGGILFTGSTEHLFGMNHLGFKLISSFFYEKQIKA, from the coding sequence TTGGCGAATTTAGATACCAATACTTATGAGTGGTTTATCAAAGCTTTCCATCCGAAAAGCGGGCTCGATCTTAATTTTTATAAGCAAAATCAAATGGAGCGGCGTATCCGAAGCTTTATGGCTTCACATAATTATAAAGCCTTCCCAGACTTCATCAAGGCATTGGAGCAGGATAAGGTGTTGTTCGATGCCTTTTTCAAACATTTAACCATTAATGTCACTCAGTTCTTCCGGGATACCAACCAATGGAAAACTTTAAGAGAAGTGATTCTTCCCAAGCTGCTTGAAAAGAAAACTCCCTTAAAGATCTGGAGTGCGGGGTGTTCAAGCGGACAGGAGCCCTATACCATGGCCATCACTTTAATGGAATATTTCCCCCAGGCCCGTTTCAGTATCCTGGCTACGGATATTGATGTCAATGTTCTGGAACAAGCGAAAAAGGGGATTTATAAGGAAGCTGATTTCGCCAGCACTGGTCCGGAGATCATTAAGAAGTACTTTACTCCTGTAGATGGTGGGTACCAAATCAAGGATCAGGTCAAACGGGCTGTCACCTTCCAACGGCAAAATCTTCTCACCGACCGCTTTGATTCAGGTTTCGATCTGCTGGCCTGCCGCAATGTGGTCATTTACTTCACCGAGGAGGCCAAAGACATGCTCTATCGTAAATTCGCCAACTCCTTGAACCCGGGAGGCATTCTCTTTACCGGAAGCACGGAACATCTCTTTGGCATGAACCATCTGGGCTTTAAGCTGATCTCCTCATTCTTCTATGAAAAGCAAATCAAGGCCTAA
- the citF gene encoding citrate lyase subunit alpha — MKNILGREILDYIEGYGEVRPFMGAFANYGERAKASVTLRSVKPGEKKLLANIEEALDKVGIKDGMTLSFHHHLRNGDYVLNQVMASVAKRGVKDIHVAATGIFPIHEPLVEYIKKGIVTKISVNYISPGPVAKAISQGLLQKPAVLMSHGGRPRAIESGDLHIDVAFIAAPTADAYGNLNGVGGPTACGTLSYAVADAFFADKVVAVTDHLAPYPACPIEITQDFVDYVVQVDSIGDANGIVSGTLTVTKDPVGLRIAKMAAQLINEAGYIQNEMSFQTGAGGTSLAVAAEVRQFMKEKKVVGSFAAGGITGYIVDMLNEGLFRNLFDVQCFDLQAVASYRENPRHQAMSGSLYGNPHDKGAIVNNLDVMILGATEIDTDFNVNVVTGSDGIIMGASGGHNDTAAGAKIAIIVTNLTKGRLPVVKDRVTTVTTPGETIDVLVTERGIAINPRRTDLLEKLKDSELPIMAIEELKKLSENLTGVPETIEFTDRVVAVVEYRDGTVIDVVRQPKD, encoded by the coding sequence ATGAAGAATATCCTTGGAAGAGAGATACTGGATTACATAGAAGGCTACGGAGAAGTCAGGCCATTCATGGGGGCCTTTGCCAACTATGGTGAACGGGCTAAAGCTTCAGTGACACTGCGCTCGGTTAAACCCGGGGAGAAGAAACTGCTGGCCAATATTGAAGAGGCTTTAGATAAAGTGGGAATCAAAGATGGAATGACATTATCCTTTCATCATCATTTAAGAAATGGGGATTATGTCCTTAATCAGGTGATGGCTTCTGTCGCCAAGCGTGGGGTCAAAGATATTCATGTGGCGGCAACAGGAATTTTCCCCATTCATGAGCCCCTTGTGGAGTATATTAAAAAGGGTATCGTCACCAAAATTTCCGTCAACTATATTTCCCCTGGGCCTGTGGCTAAAGCCATTTCCCAGGGTCTCCTGCAAAAGCCTGCTGTGTTGATGAGCCACGGAGGGCGCCCCCGGGCGATTGAAAGTGGGGACCTCCATATTGATGTGGCCTTTATTGCCGCTCCTACAGCCGACGCTTATGGTAATCTCAACGGAGTGGGCGGCCCTACCGCCTGTGGCACCTTATCCTATGCAGTGGCCGATGCCTTCTTCGCAGATAAAGTTGTGGCAGTAACCGATCATTTAGCCCCTTATCCCGCCTGTCCCATTGAGATTACCCAAGACTTTGTCGATTATGTGGTTCAGGTGGATTCCATCGGTGATGCCAATGGAATTGTCTCGGGAACTCTTACTGTGACCAAAGACCCTGTGGGTCTGCGGATTGCCAAAATGGCCGCCCAACTCATCAATGAAGCAGGGTATATCCAAAATGAAATGTCCTTCCAAACCGGAGCCGGCGGAACATCCTTAGCTGTAGCTGCTGAAGTACGGCAATTCATGAAGGAAAAGAAGGTGGTCGGGTCTTTTGCTGCCGGTGGGATTACAGGCTATATTGTAGATATGCTCAATGAAGGGTTGTTTCGAAACCTTTTTGATGTGCAATGCTTTGATTTGCAAGCCGTGGCATCCTACCGGGAAAACCCACGGCATCAGGCCATGTCCGGTTCTCTCTATGGAAACCCTCATGATAAAGGAGCTATTGTCAATAACCTGGATGTCATGATCTTAGGAGCTACGGAGATCGACACGGACTTTAATGTCAACGTGGTCACTGGTTCCGATGGGATCATCATGGGAGCTTCTGGGGGCCATAACGACACCGCAGCCGGCGCTAAGATCGCCATTATCGTGACCAACCTGACCAAAGGGCGGCTGCCGGTGGTTAAGGATAGAGTCACCACAGTGACCACTCCCGGAGAAACCATCGACGTTTTAGTGACTGAACGCGGTATTGCCATCAATCCCCGCCGCACCGATCTCCTGGAAAAGCTTAAAGACAGCGAACTGCCCATCATGGCCATTGAGGAACTCAAAAAACTATCCGAAAATCTGACTGGGGTTCCCGAAACCATAGAGTTCACCGATCGGGTGGTGGCTGTGGTGGAGTACCGGGATGGAACCGTCATTGATGTGGTAAGGCAACCCAAGGATTAA
- the citD gene encoding citrate lyase acyl carrier protein, with the protein MKISTTAKAGALESNDVLVTVMPNDQGGVQIQLETKRVIFKQFGKQIEEVVRDKVAEMGVDNVIVKVQDKGALDYTIRARVQTALERALASEMC; encoded by the coding sequence ATGAAGATCAGCACTACGGCAAAGGCAGGGGCATTAGAATCCAATGATGTACTGGTGACTGTGATGCCCAATGATCAAGGCGGGGTTCAAATTCAATTGGAAACCAAACGAGTCATCTTCAAGCAATTCGGTAAGCAAATCGAGGAAGTTGTGCGGGACAAGGTGGCTGAAATGGGTGTAGATAATGTCATCGTTAAAGTCCAGGACAAAGGTGCCTTGGACTATACCATACGAGCACGTGTTCAGACGGCTTTGGAGAGGGCCCTCGCTTCAGAAATGTGTTGA